GGTTTAGCAAAACTTGGTTATCATGCGGATGAAATTACCGATGTTGTTTTAACCCATCTTCACTACGACCATTGCGGTGGAGGAATACGAACGAATCCTATAGATGGACGCTACGAAACCGCTTTCTCCAATGCGAAGTTTCATATTTCGCGTGCTCAGTGGGAGTGGGCCGTTAATCCTAATGCTCGTGAGGCTGATTCGTTTCTTAAGGAAAATATTCTGCCTATGCATGAGTTGGGCTTGGTGAACTTCATAGATGGTCACTGTTTCTTAACCGATGAGGTTGAACTTCGGATCTTTAATGGTCATACTAAGGGGCAGATTATCCCAATTATTCACCATCCGAAAGGTAGTCTTGTCTTTGTTGCCGACTTATTTCCTTCTACTGCCCATATTCCACTTCCGTATATAATGAGCTACGATGTTGAGCCAATGGTAACGCTTCGCGAGAAGGAAGATTTTTTGGAGGAGTCGTTGTTAAAAGGGTACACCTATTTCTTTCAGCACGATTTTTACACCGAGTGCTGTACGCTGCATCGGACAAAAAAGGGGATTAGAGTCGATCGGCGATTTTCACTAGATGAATTCTAATGATGAAGCACGTAGTTGCTTTTATAAAAAGAGCCCAAGCGTTTTTCCTTTTATGAAAAATGCTTGGGCTGTACTTTTTGTGTGGAAATTCAGTTTTATCTGGCAACAAAGATAAACGAGTAACTGTCGGAAAGAAGTCCGTCTCCGTTAAATGCTCCATAGAGGTCAATGTCGTAAAAGCCGGCATTCTCAAGAAAGAATAGGGCTTCTTCTGGTAGAAGAGGGTAAAGCTTTTCTTGGTTCTCAAGAATCTTTCCATCTTTTTTAGTGAGAAGTCTTGTCTTAAAATAGAGAGGTTCCCCTGGCCCTGTAAACTGGTAGCCTCGCTCGAAGCTGATGTGCTCGTTGTCAATTGTTGGAAGACCAGTTACCATCTTGTCGAAAATGCGACGATAGTTGATGATCTGTCCGAAAAACGTACCTCCTGGTTTAAGAAGCGTTTTGGCCGTCTGGAAAAGGTTCTCGATAGCGTCTGGGTCGCCAAGATGTACCAAGGAGTTCCCAAAACTGAAAATGGCATCAAACGACTCGGCTTTGAAACTCCGTTGGAGTTTAGTCATGTCTTCAACTAAAAAGACAGGATTCTTCCCCTTAAATTTGGATTGTGCGACATCGATCATTTTGGGATCGTTGTCGATTCCTACGACTTTGTAGTCTTCTTCAGCCAACGCTATGGCTAAACTCCCTGTTCCACAACCTAAATCTAATACCGAGATGTTTTTGTCAGATGGAAATCTGTTTGTCAAAAACATCTTTTGTAGCGGATTTAGCGGGAATATGTAGTCGTAATTGTCCGCAATACTGCTATATGAGTCACTCATCGTTTTTGGTTTTAATATTTGGTCATTGGTAGCTATAAAATTTCTTCGTTAAATTAATGCAAAATTCGGCAAGATGCCATTCTGGATTAATTATTTTTTCATAATGATGATAATCATCATTGTGCGATTAAAAATTGATGCATGACTGTAACGTCATGCATGTAACGTATACAAAGGTATACCTAATTGGCTTTGATTTAAAGGGGGTGTATTACACTATATTTAAAGTTGCTGAATATTATATGTTAAATAAAAAAGGTGGCATGCGCCACCTTTTTTATTTTAGGTTATAGTCTTGCTCTAATTTTCTTTCCTTCTTCTTCAAATCCGGGCTTTTCGAGTAGCGCAAACATGTTTGCCTTGTAGGCTTCAACGCCTGGTTGGTTAAATGGGTTGACGCCAAGCATGTATCCACTGATTCCACAGGCTTTTTCGAAGAAGTAGATAAGGGCACCAAGGTTTACCTCGTCGACTTTCTCGATGTTGAGGCGGATAGCAGGAACTCCACCGTCGATGTGGGCTAGGATTGTGCCAAGTTCTGCCATCTTATTTACATAGTCGATATGTTTATCAGCAAGGAAGTTTAGCTTGTCGAGGTTTTCCTTATCGGCAGGAACACGAAGGTCGCGGTTTACGCTTCCAATGCCTAGGAATGTTTCAAATAGGATTCTTTCTCCTTCTTGGATGTATTGTCCCATTGAGTGAAGGTCGGTAGAAAAATCTGCTGCAGCAGGGAAAATACCTTTATTTTCCTTGCCCTCGCTTTCGCCGTAGAGTTGCTTCCACCACTCAGCCATAAAGTGCAGCTTAGGGTTGAAGTTTACAAGCATTTCTACTTTTTTGCCTTTGCCATAAAGTACGTTGCGGATGGCTGCATACTGCTCTGCTGGGTTTTGTGCAAACGCGACTTCTGGTTTGCATTGCTCTGCCATTTGTTTTGCACCATCAACAAGCTTGGCAATGTCGAATCCTGCAACAGCAATTGGTAGCAGGCCAACTGGGGTGAGCACGGAGTAGCGTCCACCTACATTATCTGGAATTACGAATGTTTTGTACCCTTCGGTATCGGCTAGCTGGCGAAGCGCACCTTTCGATTCGTCGGTGATGGCTACGATTCTGCGTTTTGCCTCTTCTTTTCCGTATTTTTCCTCAATATGTTGCTTGATTAGTCGGAATGCGATGGCAGGTTCGGTTGTTGTACCCGATTTCGAAATCACGATGCAGCCAGCTGACTGTGTTTTTATGTAGTCAAGTAGCTCGGCGTGGTATTCTTCGCCAATGTTGTGACCGGCATAAACGATATGTGGGTGTGCTCCCTTTGTATATTGTGTGAAGCTATTCGAAAGCGCATCGATAACCGCTTTTGCACCTAGGTATGAGCCGCCAATGCCGATGACAACCACTACGTCAACACCCTTTGAAAGGGTTGCTGCTGCCTGCTTAATGTCGGCGATGTGCTCGCTTGAAATTTCGTATGGGAGGTTAACCCATCCTAGGAAATCGTTGCCTTTTCCGGTGCCATCATGCAATGCCTTGTTGCTCTCCTTTGCAAGTTGGCTCAATCCTTCAATCTCCTGAGCAGCCGCAAATGCTGCGGTTTTGCTGAGATCTACATTGACTTTTACCATTGTGATAATCTTTTGTTTTGTTGAAAAATATGATCGCTCTTACTTTGAATTCTATTTAAGCTGGTCTACCAATCTTTTTATGGTTGGTCTTGGGTTTGCTTCTTGGTAGAGGATGCTGTAAACGGCATCGGCGATGGGCATATTTATGTGATACTTGTCGTTGATGGCGTAGATGCAGCTGCTGGCATAGTATCCTTCGGCAACCATGTTCATTTCGGCCATTGTTGCTTTAACGGTGTATCCTTTCCCAATCATGCTGCCGAAAGTTCGGTTTCGGCTAAAGTTGGAGTAGCAGGTAACCAGTAAATCTCCAAGGTAGGCTGATGTGTCGACCTTGCGCTTGCTCGGATAGGTGCCGTCGAGGAAGCGCTTTATCTCTCGCTGAGCATTTGACACCAGCACCGCTTGGAAGTTGTCGCCATAGCCTAGCCCGTGGCAGATGCCCGAGGCAATTGCATAGATGTTTTTCAAAACGGCGGCGTACTCTACTCCGTAGATGTCGGTTGTGGTGGTCGTCTTGATGAACTGGCATTCGAACTTATCGGCGAGCATTTGCGCATTGTCGCGACTTTTGCAGGCCAGCGTAAGGTAGGATAGGCGTTCGAGGGCTACCTCTTCGGCGTGGCAGGGGCCTGTTACTACCCCGATATTGTCGAAGGGTATTCCGTAATGCTGGTTGAAGTATTCGGCAATCGTAAGGTTGCAGTCGGGAACTATTCCTTTAACTGCAGATACGATGAACTTATTCTTTATAGAGCCGGTGATTTGCTTGAGAGAGTCGACCAGAAATGCCGATGGAATAACCACGATCAGCACATCCGCCTCCTCAATAATTCGGTTGATGTCGTTGGTGAGCCATACCTTCTTCGTGTCGATGTTTATCGAGCTTAGGTATTTTGGGTTATGCCCAAACTGTTCGATGTGCCTTAGGGCATCCTCTGATCTTACGTACCAGCCGAGCGAATCTATGCTGTAGCTGAGAATCTTTACGATGGCGGTAGCCCAGCTTCCGCTTCCGAGAACGGCGTAGCGCGAGGTGGGAGACAGGGATATGCTGCTTTTTCGTTGCATCAGTGTGTGTTTAGTAGTGCTTTCGTGGTTCACCAAACCGTTTGGTCTTAAACGTGGGGCAGTCGCACGCTTTCTTCTTGCTGGCAGTGCTGCTGGGGTGGGTGGCAGAGCAACCGGCTCCAACGAGAAGTGCCGCTGCCAGAATTGCTAGGTGTCGGCATAGCTGTTTGGTATGGTGTACCATTTTTGCCTGTAAATTTACGATAAAACGATCGATAAGTGGTCGAGCTGAGCCCGTAACCTTTCGTTCAACTTGTGCGAGCATTAAAAAAACAAAAAGGCACCCATTAGTGCCTTTTTGCAGCGGTAGGTATCGTTTAGGCTTCAACCCAGCCCTTAACAGCGTCGGCTGTTGGGTTGGTTAGCCCTAGCTTGTGCTTCTTGTTCATGCCGCAAAGCTCGTTGAAGAGCTTGCCTGCAGGAATTTTTTTCATCGACTCAACCGTTAGGTAGCCCATCTTCTGGATTACGGCAACCCACTCTTCTGGAACTCCGATGGCGGTGTAGGCGGCGGCATCATCTTTAACCAGCTTCTTTTCGGGGCGCATTTGTGGGAAGAAAAGAACGTCCTGAATGGATGGCTGGTTGGTCATGAGCATGGCGAGGCGGTCGATGCCGATGCCCATACCCGAGCAGGTTGGCATACCAAATTCCAGCGCACGCACGAAGTCCATGTCGATGAACATCGCCTCGTCGTCGCCCTTCTCCGAAAGCTTCATCTGATCATGGAAGCGCGCTAGCTGGTCGATGGGGTCGTTCAGCTCCGAGTAGGCGTTGCAGAGCTCCTTGCCGTTCACCATCAGCTCGAATCGCTCGGTGAGGGCGGGGTTGCTGCGGTGGCGCTTGCACAGCGGCGACATCTCGATGGGGTAGTCCGTCACGAAGGTGGGCTGGATGAAGTTGCCCTCGCACTTCTCGCCGAAGATCTCGTCGATCAGCTTGGCCTTGCCGAAGGTCTCGTCAACCTCTACGTCCAGGTTCTTGCAAACGGCTCTTAGCTCATCCTCGTTCATCGCCGAGATGTCGATGCCGGTGTACTCCTTGATGGCGTCGAGCATGGTGATGCGGCGGAAGGGCGCCTTAAAGTCGATCGTCTTGTCGCCGACCTGCACCTGGGTGGTGCCGTGCAGCGCCATGGCTACCTTCTCGAGCATCTGCTCGGTGAACTCCATCATCCAGAAGTAGTCCTTGTAGGCCACGTATATCTCCATTACCGTAAACTCGGGGTTGTGGGTGCGGTCCATTCCCTCGTTGCGGAAGTCCTTGGCGAACTCGTACACGCCGTCGAAGCCGCCCACGATGAGCCTCTTCAGGTAAAGCTCGTTGGCGATGCGGAGGTAGAGCGGTATGTCGAGCGCATTATGATGCGTGATAAATGGTCTTGCCGATGCACCTCCAGGGATTGGCTGAAGGATGGGGGTTTCCACCTCTAGGTAACCCTTCGAGTTGAAGAACTCGCGCATGGTGCTGATGATCTTGGCGCGCTGGATGAACACCTCCCTTACCTGAGGGTTCACGATCAGGTCCACGTAGCGCTGGCGGTAGCGCTGCTCGGGATCGGTGAAGGCGTCAAACACCTGCCCCTCCTTCTCCTTTACGATAGGGAGTGGACGGAGCGACTTGGAGAGCAGCTTGAGCTCGCTTGTGTGGATGGAGAGTTCTCCCGTTTTGGTGATGAAGACAAAGCCCTTAACGCCGACGATGTCGCCAATGTCCAGCAGCTTCTTGAAGAAGGTGTTGTACAGCGTTGGGTCGCCCTCTGGGCAGATGTCATCGCGGCGAACGTACACCTGGATCTTCCCCTTTTCGTCCTGCAACTCGAAGAACGACGCGCTGCCCATAATGCGGCGGGTCATCATTCTACCGGCGATGCTTACCTCCTGGAAGTTGCCCTTTTCGGGGTCGAACTGGGTGCGGATTGCTTCGGTGTTGGCGTTAACTTCGAACCGTTCTGCGGGGTATGGGTTGATGCCCAGCTTTTGCAGCTCCTCCAACGAGTTGCGGCGTATTATCTCCTGCTCGCTTAAGTCTAAATTGATCATCTTGGGATTGACAATTTTTGTTTGAATCGCAAATATAGTAATTATTAGTCTTTTTGTATTTCGAAGATGCGGCATGCCGGATTTCGCGCCTCGGATTTTCGATCTGGACGCGGTCGCCCCCAAAAGCATCGGGCGAGTAGTGCCATTAGGCGCGGGCCAAGCGGGGTGAGGCGCCACGTTTTTCAGCGGTGACGCGCTTTGGATCGGGTGCGACGCTGCCTTTCTGTCATGTAATAGGCTTTGGATCGGGTGCGTCAGCCTATTTTTGGGTTGTGATGCTGTATTTCT
This window of the uncultured Acetobacteroides sp. genome carries:
- a CDS encoding MBL fold metallo-hydrolase, translated to MKLFPLNITNFKIDGGAMFGVVPKTLWQRTYPADDANLCSWALRSMVIVVGRRVILIDDGFGDKQDDKFFSHFHLFGGEGLLDGLAKLGYHADEITDVVLTHLHYDHCGGGIRTNPIDGRYETAFSNAKFHISRAQWEWAVNPNAREADSFLKENILPMHELGLVNFIDGHCFLTDEVELRIFNGHTKGQIIPIIHHPKGSLVFVADLFPSTAHIPLPYIMSYDVEPMVTLREKEDFLEESLLKGYTYFFQHDFYTECCTLHRTKKGIRVDRRFSLDEF
- a CDS encoding glucose-6-phosphate isomerase codes for the protein MVKVNVDLSKTAAFAAAQEIEGLSQLAKESNKALHDGTGKGNDFLGWVNLPYEISSEHIADIKQAAATLSKGVDVVVVIGIGGSYLGAKAVIDALSNSFTQYTKGAHPHIVYAGHNIGEEYHAELLDYIKTQSAGCIVISKSGTTTEPAIAFRLIKQHIEEKYGKEEAKRRIVAITDESKGALRQLADTEGYKTFVIPDNVGGRYSVLTPVGLLPIAVAGFDIAKLVDGAKQMAEQCKPEVAFAQNPAEQYAAIRNVLYGKGKKVEMLVNFNPKLHFMAEWWKQLYGESEGKENKGIFPAAADFSTDLHSMGQYIQEGERILFETFLGIGSVNRDLRVPADKENLDKLNFLADKHIDYVNKMAELGTILAHIDGGVPAIRLNIEKVDEVNLGALIYFFEKACGISGYMLGVNPFNQPGVEAYKANMFALLEKPGFEEEGKKIRARL
- a CDS encoding NAD(P)H-dependent glycerol-3-phosphate dehydrogenase — protein: MQRKSSISLSPTSRYAVLGSGSWATAIVKILSYSIDSLGWYVRSEDALRHIEQFGHNPKYLSSINIDTKKVWLTNDINRIIEEADVLIVVIPSAFLVDSLKQITGSIKNKFIVSAVKGIVPDCNLTIAEYFNQHYGIPFDNIGVVTGPCHAEEVALERLSYLTLACKSRDNAQMLADKFECQFIKTTTTTDIYGVEYAAVLKNIYAIASGICHGLGYGDNFQAVLVSNAQREIKRFLDGTYPSKRKVDTSAYLGDLLVTCYSNFSRNRTFGSMIGKGYTVKATMAEMNMVAEGYYASSCIYAINDKYHINMPIADAVYSILYQEANPRPTIKRLVDQLK
- a CDS encoding class I SAM-dependent methyltransferase, whose amino-acid sequence is MSDSYSSIADNYDYIFPLNPLQKMFLTNRFPSDKNISVLDLGCGTGSLAIALAEEDYKVVGIDNDPKMIDVAQSKFKGKNPVFLVEDMTKLQRSFKAESFDAIFSFGNSLVHLGDPDAIENLFQTAKTLLKPGGTFFGQIINYRRIFDKMVTGLPTIDNEHISFERGYQFTGPGEPLYFKTRLLTKKDGKILENQEKLYPLLPEEALFFLENAGFYDIDLYGAFNGDGLLSDSYSFIFVAR
- the lysS gene encoding lysine--tRNA ligase, whose product is MNLDLSEQEIIRRNSLEELQKLGINPYPAERFEVNANTEAIRTQFDPEKGNFQEVSIAGRMMTRRIMGSASFFELQDEKGKIQVYVRRDDICPEGDPTLYNTFFKKLLDIGDIVGVKGFVFITKTGELSIHTSELKLLSKSLRPLPIVKEKEGQVFDAFTDPEQRYRQRYVDLIVNPQVREVFIQRAKIISTMREFFNSKGYLEVETPILQPIPGGASARPFITHHNALDIPLYLRIANELYLKRLIVGGFDGVYEFAKDFRNEGMDRTHNPEFTVMEIYVAYKDYFWMMEFTEQMLEKVAMALHGTTQVQVGDKTIDFKAPFRRITMLDAIKEYTGIDISAMNEDELRAVCKNLDVEVDETFGKAKLIDEIFGEKCEGNFIQPTFVTDYPIEMSPLCKRHRSNPALTERFELMVNGKELCNAYSELNDPIDQLARFHDQMKLSEKGDDEAMFIDMDFVRALEFGMPTCSGMGIGIDRLAMLMTNQPSIQDVLFFPQMRPEKKLVKDDAAAYTAIGVPEEWVAVIQKMGYLTVESMKKIPAGKLFNELCGMNKKHKLGLTNPTADAVKGWVEA